DNA sequence from the Labrus bergylta chromosome 13, fLabBer1.1, whole genome shotgun sequence genome:
ACTAACCTGCATAAAGTTACCCAGCAGGAGGTTTAAATGGTGTTATATAATGTCTCTGACTGCACTTTTATGTACTCTGTGCAGACGCCTCCAGGCAACGCTGAGGGTTGATTAACCCTCCAGATCATCTGAACGTTATTCAGGTTTAACCTCCACCATGACGACTAGAAGACCGGCACGTGAGATCACACGGCCCAAAGCAGAGCTTCTGTGGATATGGAGGGAAATGATTGTGATGTGTTGGAGTCAGACTCATAGAGACATGAAACAGAGCGGAGGAATAACGGCgtgcagaggagcaggaggcagCTGCAGCAACAGCACCCAGTGTTACGGTTTAACaagtgaccgtgttaactggtgacttgCAGCTGAACTTGTCCTAATGaactttatttagttttttgttatAACTTCAAAATGACTCATCAGGTTTAACTCTGACAACCACAGGCACATTCAGCTGCAGGTCACCAGTTAGCACGGTCACTCTTGAAACCATTACACCGGGGAGGAGCGAGGGGAAGAGTTGCAAGTTCCTCTTAATTAATTTGCCAACTCCACAGAGGGAGGGGCACACGCATGTGTACCAGCCACGGCTTGCAATGTTCTGGATCCTTCAAAGTTTATATAAGCCAAAAAACACCAAGGCTGTTTCCTCTTCGCCCGGGAAAGTTGCAAGGTGACAGGAAGACGATCAAGCCGTTGATTTGGACAAACGTACACTGCCTGAGTTGCTCTTTGGTTCTCTGACAGGTCAACATATGGAAACCTGCTTTGTATTAACATTCCGTCACACACCTGAAGTGCTGGTCAGGCCAAAAGGGAACCGTCTGGGAGTGACCTTAGATGTCAACCCGCCCAGTGCATTTTGGGTGTTGTAGTAATTgaactcttttggttgaagggaATGGACACAGCTCTTTTTCTGAAATGTCTCTGGCTATGTAGATTTTTCCTTCAGGACCACCGTTACTTATTCAAGGACTGTCAGAACCTCCAACAGGAACCCTAGAACATCTTAATGTCTCGCCAAAACCTCCTTAAGATCCCTGAGGAATTCTAGAAGGCACCTGGAGGCCTCTTTAAGGACAGCTAGAGCCAGAAGGCCGCTTCATTGTTGTCTGAGCATCCTGTAAAAAACTTGTCGTTCCGCCTCACTGACCTCCGGAACGTCCACATGGTCATTTCAACGCCACTGAAAGGATGAATCCCTCCAACATGTCATTTAACGTCACCTGGCCTACAACCTGTGGACATTTCTGGTCAGTCAGAAGCTGCAGTGAACGTGATGTCAGTGAAcgcagcatcagcagcatcaTTCGCTGTAATTCGGCCTCCTGTTTTTGTTGTCGTCTTTGTTGGCGTGCCAGAAGTGTTCAGTCTGCCCTTCAATTTAACCTGCTCTCTTTACCTGTCTGCATACCTGctcacagtgacatcatcatcatcatcagctcaCATCCCATCATTACCTGagacaacagacacacacccacaccaagtcagaaacacacagaaacacactcagacacacacacacacacacacacacccacgtcTGCTACAGCTCCGGGTTTAATCGAACTGAGGCTGAGCTTGCACGCTTCACCACACTCCTGCTCACATCCTgagagcagccaatcagagcgcgGCGTGTGGTTAATAATCTGCAGATAAACTATCACGGATCAGAACGGATtagaacaggaagaggaagtgacCGACTGTGAGCAGATATTCAAACATCCAACCATGCTCAACATTCTCGGAGCATGCCATGGTGATGAAAACCATCTCTGAGCACGACACAGtgacaaaaaacacactctgtgtgtaggggggggggggggggggcggggtttGAGGGAGCGGTGGCGAAGTGTGACAACTACTTGTCATCTACTCTGAAGGTTGAGAAAGATCCATCTGTTTCATCTTTTCACTTCACAGCGCTGACATGTTCATGTGTGCACATACAtgaagcttgtgtgtgtgtgtgtgtgtgtgtgcacatacatgaagctaatgtgtgtgtgtgtgtgtgtgtgtgtgtgtgtgtgtgtgtgtgtgtgtttcaggggtCCTCAGGACACGTGTTTTGAAGGAGGGGTGTTTCCTGCCGTCCTCAGCTTCCCCTCAGATTACCCGCTCAGTCCTCCAAAGATGAGGTTCACCTGCGACATGTTTCACCCCAACAGTGAGTCAAACCCctgaacctttatttaaaccAGACTGAGCCGCATTGTCGTTCAGACCCGAGTCAGAGACCTGCTGACTCTGAGTGTGACTTGAAAGCTTCACGAGACAAATCAGAATGTGTTGCACCGCTCTGCTGCTGTTAGCATGCTGTTAGCATACTATCATTAGCGCTCTGATTAGTGGACTGAGCCATGATGTCACAGCAGGGAGTCGGTCTGAGCACGCTCCATACTGATTAGAGGACGGGACACTTCGCCTGTGacccctcatcatcatcatcatcatcatcaaacacacacacacacacacacacacacacacacacacacacacacacacacacacacacacacacacacacacacacacacacagggacagactCCTTCAGGGAGGTGCacgtgtgaacaaccagatgaggaggatttcaggagcagtccaaCCGCTGTTATCTAGAAACCTTCAGGAGCGTGAAAACAGATTCTCAACTTTTCAACAACTTCTCCAGActcattagttttttttaaggtttctcGTCTTTTAGGGAGCGCTCTCTAGTTAACGTTAGGAAATGAAAtgactttttaaacaaaaaaacagaacaaatccctttttaaaacaaatctcatcAAACTGGGTCAGGAGTCCGTCTGATGGGACTGATTAAAGATTTTATAAAAGTCACGCTCTGATTCTGATgactttctccttctcctctcctttctcttcttcatccttCTCCCCATTCTGctactcctccctcctcctcctccacctcctcagtCTATCCTGACGGCCGGGTGTGTATCTCCATACTCCACGCTCCTGGTGACGACCCGATGGGTTATGAGAGCAGTGCAGAGCGGTGGAGTCCCGTTCAGAGTGTGGAGAAGATCCTACTGTCCGTGGTCAGCATGCTCGCAGGTAAACGCACCTCGCTGATTATCACGTCAGTCTACATGTGACACATACATGACACATGTCACATGATTTCAGGTGAGCAGGACCGGGCGCTGCTCCTTTCTCTAATGGCTCTGTACTTGCTTCCTCTTCTCCTATCTTTTATaatctcttgtctcctctccttgtttcctttccttgttCCCTCTCAGAGCCGAACGATGAAAGCGGAGCAAACGTTGACGCATCTAAAATGTGGCGTGAGGACAGAGAGCAGTTCTACAAACTCGCTCAGAAGATCGTCAGGAAGTCGCTGGGCCTCTaaggatgatgtcatcaggcGGCAACGAGCCCAGCActcagtgcgtgtgtgtgtgtgtatgtgttaatgTCTCCTCCTTCGCCGTCTTTTTACACACAGCAAACATCGACGAACACCTGGAGACTGAATGAAGATGTGAGCGTCTTCCCCATCACCATGGAAaccagtgaaacacacacacacacacacacacacacacacacacacacacacagtgctgtggAGACGGACTGATCAATAAACGAATGGATGGTTGACGGGAGCCAATCAGACATTTGGATAAAAGACAACAAGATTTTAGAAAACTTCaaatttagaaaatgtcaacagaagACGaaatcagtgacatcatcatcgccacaccaacagcagcagcatcatcactctgcaggtcGCTGTGTCAGCCAATCAAACGCCCCCACCCTCACAGAACCgcttcatgaaaaaaaaatctaatgaatcaataaaatattttcaacgACTGATGATGAATAAACAGTAGGTGGAGTCAGGTCTGCAAGTGATTCACTCAAATCAAGCTCTGAAATATCACAAAGTTTAAAGTAGCAATATGTAACTATGACCccaagtgtttaaaatgtgtactgcagtttaaattctaaactttgtagagagctgtctccccccagcccctcctctctagagttgatgctcacacaggttaccatgtggtggacactgaagcttcagtgtttagccagctctgaattggtctgtaaacctttctgtgttctaacctctgtccatttttcaaaagcatctccaatattgaccctagtttgagcacgtttctgctcgtggagcttattaagcccagtttccaccaagcagttcAGTTCGGTTCGTCACGGTACGGCACGCATTTTGTGGCGTTTCCACTATCAGAAGTCGGTAAAGTTCACAACTTACCGTCCCGTACTGTCCTACtttttgctacccttctgttggggtgccaagtcTACCAATCCGACCCTAAAAGCTGGACCTAaacactgcagtctgttgattggTCGAATGCGTTTTGTAACAAAGAACCACAAGCCAATGAGAAAGACCACAAATTGCTTGATGACCTCCATTGTtgctctttgtttactgtgtcgtGTTCTTCTTCTAATTTATTAGCAGGGTATACTGTGTCgcgctgctatgatgtcacgctATTACGTAGCTGACGCGGCTAACGGCATCCGGCTTACACACCGCCTACTCAAAAAAAGTACGGTAactacggttggctgtggaaacgcaaacAGGATCAGGCTTTACCAATTCAAaccgtaccaaactgtactgatcCATACCGGACAGCTTAGTGGAAATGAGGCtgtagaaacatgcagaggcgtTTTAGGTTGGGTACagtcacttctatctgaaccaattctcttgctcgcttccatcgctgcaacacctgtagTGCCATGATAACTGCCAATACTGGGTTCTTTCCTGTTTTACATTATTGAAAGTTTCAGACTGCATACGGTCTAAATCGCAcaaatattatataaatatgtaataaaagggggagggactggagaggagctcctccctcttttacaaaatagtttttgtgcaattttaagtttttttgatTCTCTTGATTAAAATAACATGGTATTACTTACTTATTACTAAATAATTAAGTTAATGTCGTTTTCTGCTTTCGGGTCGTCCTCTCCGTCTCCGCTGTTGGCGTGATGTGATGTCAGCTgattttcttctctgctgcGTTTTCAGGACAAACATTTGTTCCGATTCTCCGTCAGGTGGAGCCGAAGCTTCTCGCTTCTCTCAGTCGGACTTTATGCACTTTATCTCTTCCCAAAGGACGATGATGATGTTCGTCTTCATCAGGATCTGTGCGCGCTCAGACGGAGCTCAGGGGAAGTTTGTTTAAGATAGTTTCTTCATTTGAAAACACTTTGTGAAATAAACCGAGGGAAGAATAAACAACgtctgtgtgttctgtttgtgagtgtgagCCTCCTTTCACTACAGCTCCCAGGATGCATTTCTCCAGCAAGTCTCCAATCACAGAGTTTCATTTAAATCATTCTCTGATTCTGAGTCAGGAAAGAGCCGTTTCCACCGAGCGCTCTGGTTTGGTTCAGGACAGTTTACTGCGCCACAGTCAACCTGACTTCGTACGCGAACTGAGACTGATGGCGATAGCTGCGTCAGCGACGTGACAgagtgacatcatagcagcttGACACAGTGTAGCCCaccaataaattcaacaaagaagaaggagacacagtaaacaaagggcAACAATAGAGGAcgtccagcagaggtcagaACCTCTGAGCCCTTTCAGGGGGCGGAGCTATGAGCTGACATTagtcacaaaaaacaaaaacagccttgaGAACCGGACTGCTCAGTGGAAATGTGACTTTTGTGATGAAGACCGTCTCCATGGTGACAGGTTAAAGTGTTCAAACTCGGCAGCAACACCAGTGGAGGCTCATGGGTAATGTAGTATGTAGAAACATACAGAGTAAGTTTACAGCAAGGGGGAAACACCTCTGTCTgcagagatttctttttttaacccaaaGTGGGCGTACCTGAGTCAGGTGACACGCGTGTGATCTCAGCAGCTTCCTGTCTCGACCTGCCCCTCCGACAAACACACTCGACATCAAAGACGCACACCAGCATCAGTTactgtcagagtgtgtgtgcccAGACGGGCCATTAGTGCAGCTAAAGCTGTGTGTTTACAGACACTGTCATTACCtgctcagagtgtgtgtgtgcgtgcgtatttgtgtgagtgtttgtgtgtgtgtgtgtgtgtgcgctgcaGACTCCTAAATTATCTCCACAGTTCTCTAAATTCAGTGAAATTAATGAATACTATGATTTATTTTCCCCTGAGCTAAACGCTGTTAGCCGTGGAGCTAACGGTACCTGAGTGTTGTGGTTTTTCGTGCTTGTCGTCAGGTGTTCTCTCAGATCTCTCACCTGTTCTTTgaaacaggaagctgctgtTTGGATTATTTGTCCTCAGAAACACTTACAGAGATTTGATCTGTTCTCAGCCTCAAATGCCGCTCCTCTGTTCCCTCCGATTGTTTGGATGTGCTCAGATCTTATCGCAGAGTCGGTGAACCAAACAAGAAACTTCAGTGTTCAGTCTCAGCTGAACTCCATCTGGAGGGAAAAACAGCATGAAGCGCCCGTGGAGCTGGGCTGCATGTGCATGCGGGCGACCTCTGGCCGCTTCTTTGCTCCTAGAAGAGGAAGTAAGATGTcctacttgatttgattggctgcgTAAGACAAAAGTGACATTCATGAGCGCTGTGACTCTGCGTCTTGGGctgaaaagttgaacttttCAAAAACTTTTGTGTGCGCCCAAAAAACTTCACTAAAAAAAGCGTTgtgcagcagcaaagaagagcgCCCTGCAAGCGCGCTGCATCAGAGGAAAACTCTGGTTCCGCTTTTCTAGCGATATGTCTGTGTGCTCAGTACCTTAGATTACgtgattagcatgctaacattagatTATTTGCAGTAATCGAGGGTCCAGCAGAGAAGTGCTGTCGGAGGTTCTGCAAGTTTTTGGATGTAGATtcaaatattaaacatatttaaattctGACATGATGGTTGCGCTAGAGGGGACGTCACAGAATATCCAAAGTTTTACTAAGCTGCAACCActaatgaagccgatgctgaagtgtaaaatcctgcagttccttgagtgtccactagaggctggctgcagaagcacaggaagtcacatacacacccattcaaaaaagcctgtttttacagcagagattaacatgtttacagcctgtttcaaaaacccaaataggtctgattagctcatgtctcgatcggcacacactgtacgggggggggggggggggggggggtgaatgttttgatgactcatccgttttgatttgatgaaggataagagttattcacaataaggcgtgtagctgacatgattgacaggcgggtgcggtgtaacggtttgtctggaggcttaaaacccgcctcagctccagctctcagcctatctttaggttgactgaaagttaggctgatacagcatttccagcatggagaccaccatcgatggaactccagcgccccctgcaggaacagatggttGGATGTCAGTCATGcttcatattttaatatttacagtctgtggggatgaatgctggttggaggaGCCCCCCCATGTGAACTCTTGCCTTGAGCCCCAACATTTCTAGAATCACCAACGCTTCAGAAACCGAGTGACCACTGAGACTACGTTCATGTTGTTTACAATCGTCTGATACAGAGAAAATTgtatgactttttttaaactcatggCTCGTTTTCAAGTGGATCAAAGAGgaggctgctctctctctctctctctctctctcccttcctctctctttcccttcctccctctctcgctccagCTCCTCCCAGgcttttatatttaaatgccAGGCGAGCCAGCAGGtaaactctctctcttctctcagtgAGTCTCACCTGAGCCTGAACATCATTcagtctgcagctgtgtgtgtcaggtccacacacacacttctgaaGCGTTCAAACACTGaggattttcatcaaaagatttgtTAACcggacaggtgaatgtaaagaaGCACAACCTGTGGACAGAATcagctcttctcttctcctgAACATTTTATGGACGATTTAAACGATGTGTTTGATGGATGAAAGTGGTCAACAGGGGGACGTCTGCATCTTTTGAACATCTTTCAAATCACTGAAGAGAAATGGACGACCACATGAACCGTGTTTGGATCTCTGAGCGTTGATTCTGAAGTCAAGAGAGgctgaaatatttcaattaaCTGATGACCGTTGGACATCCAGGATGGATCTGTCCACAGTCCAGACATCTTCTGAGGCCTTTACTCTGATTTAacaagacatttagagacacAACGGTGAAAATAACACTCAAATAAAACTCCAAAGACACGGACGACTTCTCCAAGTACACTTCCTCtcaaacagtttgaaaacagGACTATAGAGGAAACTTCTCAGAGGTCCAAGTTttgaaaacagaacatttaaaggtttttgGACCAGACGGTTTTTTAGGGTTCAAAGCGAACTGAAGACGGACTTTCAAGAGACATCTTCGAGGTGTTTCCGTTATTTCCTTCGCTCTGACTTTGGACCTTCCTGCATGCTTGAGGATcctttttaaaccacaaactgaTCCAGAGACGACGGCTGGAataacctctgacctctgaaccaggtttgatttttatttaaactggaCTCTAAATTAGTTATTTTTCTTAATATGACCTTAGAGGGTCTGAAGGTCATTTTTAGAAAGCTTTCAATACGAGTGGTTTCATTAAAGGCTGACTTCTTTCAAATTTGCTCCAAAAACTTTTAGacaactttaaaatatatatttttttgatttaatAAGTTTCCCTTTCCCCCGATCAAAGGCTTTTGAGAAACGCCCGCCAACATTACCAAGAGGAAAATCCAAGGTATCTGATTGGATGTCGACCTCACGCAGGTTGGTTGTTTTTGAGCTAGAAAATGACGGGTAACTTCGCAGTTCAAGAAGCAGACCGGTGAGGCGGGATCAAACCAAGGTTGTTGGCGGCACACAGGCGTGATGTTGATGTGTCGCCCCCTGCTGCTGACATGGGTGCTGCTCACCGCCAGAGTCCGGAGTCAGAGCTGGAGACCCTGCACAGGTATGCGgttggagagagagatatgTCTTAACAAAGAAGTccacaagaaaatgtttttttatttgccagGATTGATAGATCGTTGGATTCTTTATATCAATTGAATTGTACTTCGGCTACATCAGAATGACAGAGCAAGATTCtgtttagcctagcttagcacaaacactGAAAGCAGAGGGAAACTGCTAGCCTCGCTCCACCAAAAGCAAAACATCTACGGTCGGTTTTCTCTAAACCTCCTTGTTGTAAGGCTAACAGTGAGGTTGAAGAAGTAAAAATCCTGTTTATTTTCTCGGTAGTGGATTAGATTATGaaccatgatgtcataaccatcataGATAGACTGATCACGAGCTACCCGAGTGTGTAACAATGGTTTCTGCCATGAAACACGAGTTTGTCTGACACGAGTTTGTCTGATATTGACCTTGTTTAAAGAACAACACGGTTTATTCAGGACGTTgggggaaaagaactacactatcACAGCGATGTCTCTGATTGTTGGAgctcgctgttaccatggcaatgtttcccgcccCTTGGCGCCATATGCGAACGGATCATtttgctagcaggctagctggTTCGTAAACTAACAGTAAATGTACTAATAACCTTGTCATGCCCTAGTGAATGTAATTTatatattcaacaacacaaactacaacataATACAACATGTGTATTAACAGAATAAACACGATAGCGACGACTTAAGGTGcattaagaagaaaaaagattGCGGGATTGACTccagaagaaaaatatatacacagtcttgtacctttacctttttctcagtttttaacGCTGTTTTGGCACTGAAT
Encoded proteins:
- the ube2g2 gene encoding ubiquitin-conjugating enzyme E2 G2; this translates as MAGTALKRLMAEYKQLTLNPPEGIVAGPANEENFFEWEALIMGPQDTCFEGGVFPAVLSFPSDYPLSPPKMRFTCDMFHPNIYPDGRVCISILHAPGDDPMGYESSAERWSPVQSVEKILLSVVSMLAEPNDESGANVDASKMWREDREQFYKLAQKIVRKSLGL